In Chthoniobacterales bacterium, the sequence GCGCCGTGCAGGCGAAGCGCCCCGCGGGCACGGTCTTCACGCCGCTTGTCTTTGCGGCCGCGCTCGAGTCGGGCATCTTCCCGGGCGAGATCGTGCAGGACGCCGCGCTCGACAATCGCTACGTCGGCATCGGCGGCACGACGGGCATCCTCGGCGAATGGGGCGTGGAGCGCGCCGGCAATCAATACGAGGGCGGCATTCCCGCGCGCGAGGCGATCGCGCAGGGCAAGAATGCGGCGACCGTGCGGCTTGGCCTGCAGGCGGGCCTCGATTCCGTGAAAGCCCTCGCGCTCAAGGCCGGCATTCGCTCCCCGCTGCGCAATCTGGCGAACAGCTTTCTCGGCACGAGCGAGGTCTCTCTCGACGAGCTTACGATGGCCTTCACGATGATCCCCGATGGCGGGGAACGGCCGAAAAGGGGCTTCATCATCGATCGCATCGTCGAAGGCGACGGCACGGAAGTCTTCCGCGCGAAACCCGAGCGCGTGCCGGTGGTCGCCGATTCGACGGCCTACCAGGTGAACGCCGCTTTGCAGGACGCGCTGCACCTCGGCACCGGCGCAATGGCGGAGCAGCGCTACGGCCTCGGCAATTATCCCGCGGGTGCGAAGACCGGCACGGCCTACAATTTCACCGACACCTATGCGATCGGCTACACGAGTGCGGTGACCTGCGGCGTGTGGGTCGGTTTCGATCGCCCGACGAAGATCTTCCGCGGCGCGTTCGGCAACAATCTCGCCCTGCCGATCTGGACCGGCGTGATGAATTCCTCGGTGAACGACTTCAAGCCGCAGCCGTTCGAGCGGCCGCCGTCGATCATTCCCGTCTCGATCTGCCGTTCGTCTGGCCTGCTCGAGACCGGGCGTTGCGAGGAGGAAGTGACCGATCCGCAGACCGGCCAGACGCGGAAGGAAAAGACCGCCTACATCGAGTTTGCCACCGCGAAGAGCAAGCCGACGATTCCGTGCGACGTCCATGGCACGGGGCTGCGGCTCTACACGAAGGAGCGGGAGCAGTCCGAGTATCCGCGCGCGACCGCCGCCGTCGATCTTGCGATGATCCGTCCCGTCGCCGTCGGAGCGCCTGCGCTCGTGGGGTTGAACGACGTGTATCATTCCGTGAAGCCGGCGGCCCTGCGTCTGCGCGAGGACGAAATTCCCGTGGCGAAGGCCGAGGCGGTGGGATCCCCGGCAGAGGCTCCCGCCGAACCGGGAGATGAGAATATTCCGAAGGCCACCGCGGTCGGCCCAGTGGCGCCGATTCCTGTCGAGACACCGCAGGAAGTGCGCAAGGCCGAGGCGGTGAAGCCGCTCGACGTGCCGGGCGGTAGCGAGGATGCCGTTCCCCTCGACGCGCCGCCGCCGATTCAGTTCTAGGCGGCCACTGCGCTCCGATCGAACGCCGCGACCTGGTCCAGAATGACGTCCGCGATTGCGGGCTCCGTCCCGATGGCGCTCGCGTAGAAGAGCTGGCGGCCGCGAACCGTGTAGGGATTGCGGCGAAAGACTTCTCGCTGGCTGGCGGCCGGGCCTTCTTCTTCCTCGATACCGAGCAGCACCGGAATATCGACGTAGCTGTGGAGGCCGTCCGCGATGAAAAAGGGGAGCACGAGCACGTTCGGGCAGCGCGTGAGTTCATCCCACGCCGAGATGAGGGGTGGTTCTTCCATGTAGGCGGCGATCACCTCGCCGTAGATCCCGAGCGCGGCAATGCGACGCACCTGTTCCTTGGCGGCCACGGCGGAGTTGTCGTTGAGCGAC encodes:
- a CDS encoding transglycosylase domain-containing protein — encoded protein: MLALGLFAGFIAFQILKSSYQHKAEEFNLADVEKMESATLVYDRNGELVGKFFLQNRIPVPADQISSMMTKAVVAAEDNRFYEHDGVDYWGIIRAAIVNYRSGRKKQGASTVTQQLARNSFDLHEKTYQRKIIEMFLSNRIEKNFSKEQIMTLYLNRVYFGSGLYGVEAAARGYFGVPAKNLTVGQCATLASLLKNPNRLSPWNNPEGATASRNFVLGRMQDMGFISSAEAKAEQEMVMITSRRTNPHKVSYAVDYVRQQAIAELGYDRVMNGGFRIYSTLDLKMQRAAEATLRAQLNAIEKVPDYAHETYEQFVGKFKPYDDVLRTGGFPSGAVPTPRYLQGAVIAYDNATGGILTLVGGREFKHSEYNRAVQAKRPAGTVFTPLVFAAALESGIFPGEIVQDAALDNRYVGIGGTTGILGEWGVERAGNQYEGGIPAREAIAQGKNAATVRLGLQAGLDSVKALALKAGIRSPLRNLANSFLGTSEVSLDELTMAFTMIPDGGERPKRGFIIDRIVEGDGTEVFRAKPERVPVVADSTAYQVNAALQDALHLGTGAMAEQRYGLGNYPAGAKTGTAYNFTDTYAIGYTSAVTCGVWVGFDRPTKIFRGAFGNNLALPIWTGVMNSSVNDFKPQPFERPPSIIPVSICRSSGLLETGRCEEEVTDPQTGQTRKEKTAYIEFATAKSKPTIPCDVHGTGLRLYTKEREQSEYPRATAAVDLAMIRPVAVGAPALVGLNDVYHSVKPAALRLREDEIPVAKAEAVGSPAEAPAEPGDENIPKATAVGPVAPIPVETPQEVRKAEAVKPLDVPGGSEDAVPLDAPPPIQF